From the Passer domesticus isolate bPasDom1 chromosome 35, bPasDom1.hap1, whole genome shotgun sequence genome, one window contains:
- the LOC135288739 gene encoding LOW QUALITY PROTEIN: RNA polymerase II-associated factor 1 homolog (The sequence of the model RefSeq protein was modified relative to this genomic sequence to represent the inferred CDS: inserted 1 base in 1 codon; deleted 4 bases in 4 codons) has protein sequence MAPDPPKFQGAPWMDTPPVANPALSRWQVPPHPGGKPRPPTGSPQKPRPPAGSPQKPRPPTGSLRSPAQPAGSPQKPRPPAGSPQKPAHLPAPLRSPAHLPAPSEAPPTRRLPQKPRPPAGSPQKPASCRLPSEAPPTRRLPQKPRPPAGSPQKPRPPAGSPQKPRPPAGSPSAAAAAAGSAARGRSPAPAPPPPARAARGPCAAPGGGPGPAPGPAAAPGPAAGAEGGPGPGPAGGGGGAAIIRARLPARGGSDAEAGAPRRRGGARPRWRPTIQTQAQRDEPGHRPSSHRTLPERSGVVCRVKFCNSLPDIPFDPKFITYPFDQSRFVQYKATSLEKQHKHDLLTEPDLGVTIDLINPDTYRIDPGVLLDPADEKLLEEEIQAPTSSKRSQQHAKVVPWMRKTEYISTEFNRYGVSNEKPRIGVSVKQQFTEEEIYKDRDSQIAAIEKTFEDAQKPISQHYSKPRVTPLEVMPVFPDFKMWINPCAQVIFDSDPAPKDTSGAAALEMMSQAMIRGMMDEEGNQFVAYFLPVEETLRKRKRDQEEDVDYAPEDVYDYKIAREYNWNVKNKASKGYEENYFFIFREGDGVYYNELETRVRLSKRRARAGAHSGTNAVLVVKHRDMNEKELEAQEARRAQLENHEPEEEEEEEMEAEKEAAASDEERPKGSESEEEEEEDEGSGSGSSAGGGSGRSEDEEEEEEEEAEGSRGGRRGGSDAARAARDQEEIFGSDNDEEEEEEEEEEEEEGSEGGRRGAPXAPQLSPSEEEEEEEEEEEEEEEEEEEERAPAMAPSPPASEEGGNPNPLSNYPKFPPKTPQIPQIPKNPPKFPKIAAKNPHKSSPKFQIPKKSPQILPKSPSNSPKPSEFPPNSTKSPRSPSPAPFWGRKRQLGAVFVFNKVNGFQPCHNKRIIIKVSKITIFLSFSIPGGLQRGGVGEGLYRGGGRGTPTPGGEGRCCT, from the exons ATGGCCCCAGACCCCCCGAAATTCCAGGGAGCCCCCTGGATGGACACGCCCCCTGTGGCAAACCCCGCCCTTTCTCGGTGGCAAGTCCCGCCCCATCCCGGCGGCAAGCCCCGCCCACCCACAGGCTCCCCTCAGAAGCCCCGCCCACCTGCAGGCTCCCCTCAGAAGCCCCGCCCACCCACCGGCTCCCTCAGAAGCCCCGCCCAACCTGCCGGCTCCCCTCAGAAGCCCCGCCCACCTGCCGGCTCCCCTCAGAAGCCCGCCCACCTGCCGGCTCCCCTCAGAAGCCCCGCCCACCTGCCGGCTCCCTCAGAAGCCCCGCCCACCCGCAGGCTCCCTCAGAAGCCCCGCCCACCCGCCGGCTCCCCTCAGAAGCCCGCCTCCTGCAGGCTCCCCTCAGAAGCCCCGCCCACCCGCAGGCTCCCTCAGAAGCCCCGCCCACCTGCAGGCTCCCCTCAGAAGCCCCGCCCACCTGCAGGCTCCCCTCAGAAGCCCCGCCCACCTGCAGGCTCTCCTTCAGCTGCGGCAGCAGCAGCCGGAAGCGCTGCACGGGGTCGAAGTCCTGCGcctgcgccgccgccgcctgcgCGGGCAGCGCGGGGGCCCTGCGCGGCCcccgggggcggccccggccccgctccgggccccgccgccgctccgggCCCCGCCGCGGGCGCTGAGggcggccccgggcccggcccggccggaggcggcggcggcgccgccatCATCCGCGCGCGGCTTCCGGCGCGCGGCGGAAGTGACGCCGAGGCCGGGGCGCCGCGCAGGCGCGGCGGCGCGCGGCCAAGATGGCGCCCCACCATCCAGACGCAGGCGCAGCGCGATGAGCCGGGCCACCG GCCGAGCTCGCACCGGACCCTCCCCGAGAG GTCCGGGGTCGTGTGCCGGGTCAAGTTCTGCAACAGCCTGCCCGACATCCCCTTCGACCCCAAGTTCATCACCTACCCCTTCGACCAGAGCCG GTTCGTGCAGTACAAGGCCACGTCCCTGGAGAAGCAGCACAAGCACGACCTGCTGACAGAGCCTGACCTGGGGGTCACCATCGACCTCATCAACCCCGACACGTACAGGATAGACCCCGGGG tgctgctggaccCCGCGGACgagaagctgctggaggaggagatCCAGGCGCCCACCAGCTCCAAGAG GTCGCAGCAGCACGCCAAGGTGGTGCCCTGGATGCGCAAGACCGAGTACATCTCCACCGAGTTCAACCGCTACGGGGTCAGCAACGAGAAACCGAG GATCGGCGTGTCGGTGAAGCAGCAGTTCACCGAGGAGGAGATCtacaaggacagggacagccagatCGCCGCCATCGAGAAAACCTTCGAGGACGCCCAGAAACCC ATCTCCCAGCACTACAGCAAGCCCCGGGTGACCCCCCTGGAGGTGATGCCCGTCTTCCCCGACTTCAAG atGTGGATCAACCCCTGTGCCCAAGTGATTTTCGACTCCGACCCGGCCCCCAAGGACACCTcgggggcggcggcgctggAGATGATGTCCCAGGCCATGATCAg GGGGATGATGGACGAGGAGGGGAACCAGTTCGTGGCCTATTTCCTGCCCGTGGAGGAGACGCTGCGCAAGCGCAAGCGGGACCAGGAGGAGGACGTGGACTACGCC CCCGAGGACGT GTACGACTACAAGATCGCCCGGGAGTACAACTGGAACGTGAAGAACAAGGCCAGCAAGGGCTACGAGGAGAATTACTTCTTCATCTTCCGCGAGGGCGACGGCGTCTACTACAACGAGCTGGAGACGCG GGTGCGGCTGAGCAAGCGCCGGGCGCGGGCCGGGGCC CACTCGGGCACCAACGCCGTGCTGGTGGTGAAGCACCGCGACATGAACGAGAAGGAGCTCGAGGcccag GAGGCGCGGCGGGCGCAGCTGGAGAACCACGagcccgaggaggaggaggaggaggagatggaggccGAGAAGGAAGCGGCGGCCTCGG acGAGGAGCGGCCGAAGGGCAGCGagagcgaggaggaggaggaggaggacgaagGCTCCGGCTCGGGCTCG AGCGCGGGGGGCGGCTCCGGGCGCagcgaggatgaggaggaggaggaggag gaggaggccGAAGGCTCCCGGGGGGGCCGCCGGGGGGGCAGCGACGCCGCCCGGGCCGCGCGGGACCAGGAGGAGATCTTCGGCAGCGACAACgacgaggaagaggaggaggaggaggaggaggaggaagaggaaggcagCGAGGGGGGGCGGCGCggcgccc cagccccccagctcagccccagcgaggaggaggaagaggaggaggaggaggaagaggaggaagaggaggaggaggaggaggagagagcgCCAGCGATGGCTCCGAGTCCTCCAGCGAGTGAGGAGGGGGGGAACCCAAACCCCCTCTCAAAttacccaaaattccccccaaaaaccccacaaattcctcaaattcccaaaaatccccccaaattccccaaaattgccgccaaaaatccccacaaatcctccccaaaatttcaaatccccaaaaaatcccctcaaattctcccaaaatccccctcgaattcccccaaaccctccgaattccccccaaattccacaaaatcccccagatccccatccccagccccgtTTTGGGGCAGAAAGCGGCAGCTCGGGGCGGTTTTTGTCTTTAATAAGGTCAATGGTTTCCAGCCATGTCATAACAAAAGGATCATAATAAAAGTATCTAAAATAAcgatttttttgtctttttctattCCGGGGGGGCTACAaagggggggggtgggggaggggctgtACCGAGGGGGGGGGCGGGGAACCCCCACcccggggggggaggggcggtgTTGTACCTAA
- the LOC135288740 gene encoding mediator of RNA polymerase II transcription subunit 29-like: MKVAAQNLVQNSSIDNGHPPQRPPSAPSITSARRKSADGALQRFDKSLEEFYALCDQLELCLVRKYPKLPKNTQKPPVRAAGAVSGEKIPKNCPKIPKNRIKNFLCEQLELCLRLAHECLAQSFDSAKHAPALVPAAPKGEGGPGGGQESLPYTQYLPLIKAQIAGAKDIHNALLEGTNKITGKLPPPGGP; the protein is encoded by the exons ATGAAGGTGGCGGCGCAGAACCTGGTGCAGAACTCCAGCATCGACAACGGGCA tcccccccagcgcccccccagtgctcccagtataaccagtgCCCGCAGGAAGAGCGCTGACGGGGCCCTGCAGCGCTTCGACAAGAGCCTGGAGGAGTTCTACGCCCTGTGcgaccagctggagctgtgcctggtgAGGAAATacccaaaactgcccaaaaatacccaaaaaccccctgtgcgagcagctggagctgtgtctggtgagaaaatacccaaaaactgcccaaaaatacccaaaaatcGCATCAAAAACTTCTTGTgcgagcagctggagctgtgcctg AGGCTGGCCCACGAGTGCCTGGCGCAGAGCTTCGACAGCGCCAAGCACGCCCCCGCGCTGGTGCCCGCGGCCCCCAAGGGCGagggggggcccggggggggcCAGGAGAGCCTGCCCTACACCCAGTACCTGCCCCTGATCAAGGCGCAGATCGCCGGCGCCAAGGACATCCACAACGCCCTGCTGGAGGGCACCAACAAGATCACGGGCAAGCTGCCCCCCCCGGGGGGGCCCTGA